In Corylus avellana chromosome ca2, CavTom2PMs-1.0, the following proteins share a genomic window:
- the LOC132172155 gene encoding uncharacterized protein LOC132172155 isoform X2, whose product MPFLQLQSLSHLKPIIPFHPHVKPLDFIPKLTRKNPRNAFSVLSCSATEQELLQAVLESDEKALPCVRAYETDLARLVLAGAVDLEQALTAAAADGGEAAAEHIDSGMPAMVVETVFPGPSDERSTVSTRLFLPAQRVKEKAKKLRRSIPEVMLTSTTSRNILSMTFRQVVLQQLWNFELVVFRPGSERNMEDLENPREVPESFSLTSSDERVISVLAEAVCLSALQSTEKHFLDNILGNLSSNFFRWFRKPKRIASKDSSVIIYQLFENDVVENAKTLLENFNSTKESFKTKKTESNHHWWLPLGYAELEKIGGPDFSAWTSEYVPAYRLQIDTDRLRNIKFKGWKNSAQNRWEVLLTHSQMVGLADTLDMYYEDIYSLPNKQLSCGLPANFANLSNKKRSSSLLKMLSVGLASGVFLVLISAFSQLGLPYLSRGRYPAEHRSLPSSEVDSALNLSLDARKLEEFCISIVEKIKDAFGWPGDIITETSIGAWTGELPSYLRMVGEADSNSEGNSVAPLNKIDEDMRISAQEIASYQVVLSSDGKIVGFQPLSRVAVNHWAANPLAKELYGGRKLSPGFIEPGPKVNHPNELVVMELLMSVNPDSCFALARPLR is encoded by the exons ATGCCATTCCTTCAGCTTCAATCCCTCTCTCACCTCAAACCTATCATTCCATTTCACCCCCACGTAAAGCCCCTAGATTTCATTCCCAAACTAACCCGCAAGAACCCTAGAAATGCCTTCTCAGTGCTCTCATGCTCAGCCACCGAGCAAGAGCTCCTCCAAGCCGTGTTGGAGTCCGACGAGAAGGCCCTACCGTGCGTGAGAGCCTACGAGACCGACTTGGCTCGGCTGGTTCTGGCCGGAGCTGTCGACCTCGAGCAGGCCTTGACCGCAGCAGCGGCTGACGGCGGTGAAGCTGCCGCCGAGCACATCGATTCCGGCATGCCCGCTATGGTTGTCGAGACCGTCTTTCCTGGCCCTTCGGACGAGCGCAGCACCGTCTCCACCCGGCTG TTTTTGCCTGCTCAAAGAGTCAAAGAAAAAGCCAAAAAGCTCAGAAGGTCTATCCCAGAAGTTATGCTGACAAGCACTACATCTAGAAATATTCTTTCCATGACATTTAGACAAGTAGTTTTGCAGCAGCTTTGGAACTTTGAGCTTGTTGTCTTTAGACCTGGCTCAGAAAGAAACATGGAGGATCTTGAAAACCCGAGAGAG GTCCCTGAATCTTTTAGCCTCACCTCTTCAGATGAAAGGGTTATCTCTGTACTTGCAGAAGCTGTTTGCCTTTCTGCTCTTCAAAGCACTGAGAAGCATTTCCTTGATAATATATTGGGTAATCTTTCAAGTAATTTCTTCCGTTGGTTTCGAAAGCCCAAAAGGATTGCATCAAAGGATTCTTCGGTCATCATATACCAATTATTTGAGAATGATGTAGTTGAAAATGCCAAGACTCtgttagaaaattttaattcaacAAAGGAAAGCTTTAAGACCaagaaaacagaatcaaatcACCATTGGTGGCTGCCATTAGGATACGCTGAATTGGAAAAGATTGGTGGTCCAGATTTCAGTGCTTGGACAAGTGAGTATGTTCCTGCTTATAGGCTACAGATTGACACCGATAGACtcagaaatattaaatttaaggGCTGGAAAAATTCTGCACAGAATCGGTGGGAAGTACTTCTTACCCACTCCCAAATG GTTGGATTGGCGGACACTTTAGATATGTACTATGAAGATATTTACTCACTGCCCAATAAACAGCTATCATGTGGCCTGCCTGCAAATTTTGCAAACTTGTCCAACAAAAAG AGGAGCTCTTCGTTGTTGAAAATGCTATCTGTTGGCCTTGCGAGTGGAGTTTTTCTGGTTCTAATCAGTGCTTTCAGTCAACTTGGTTTGCCTTATCTAAGCAGAGGAAGGTACCCTGCAGAACATAGGTCTCTTCCATCATCTGAAGTTGACAGTGCACTAAACCTTTCTCTGGATGCTAGAAAG TTGGAAGAATTTTGCATATCAATTGTTGAAAAGATAAAGGATGCTTTTGGTTGGCCCGGTGATATAATTACTGAAACAAGCATCGGTGCCTGGACTGGGGAATTACCATCCTACTTGAGGATGGTTGGTGAAGCTGATTCCAATAGTGAAGGCAATTCAGTGGCCCCTCTAAATAAAATTGACGAAGACATGAGAATTTCTGCTCAAGAGATCGCTAGTTATCAG gTGGTTTTGTCATCGGATGGAAAGATAGTTGGGTTTCAACCTTTGAGCCGGGTTGCTGTTAATCACTGGGCTGCTAACCCCTTAGCAAAGGAGTTGTATGGTGGGAGAAAGCTTTCCCCTG GTTTTATTGAACCTGGTCCCAAGGTCAACCATCCCAATGAGCTTGTGGTAATGGAGTTGCTCATGTCAGTAAATCCAGATTCCTGTTTTGCTTTGGCCAGACCATTGCGATGA
- the LOC132172155 gene encoding uncharacterized protein LOC132172155 isoform X1, translating to MPFLQLQSLSHLKPIIPFHPHVKPLDFIPKLTRKNPRNAFSVLSCSATEQELLQAVLESDEKALPCVRAYETDLARLVLAGAVDLEQALTAAAADGGEAAAEHIDSGMPAMVVETVFPGPSDERSTVSTRLFLPAQRVKEKAKKLRRSIPEVMLTSTTSRNILSMTFRQVVLQQLWNFELVVFRPGSERNMEDLENPREQVPESFSLTSSDERVISVLAEAVCLSALQSTEKHFLDNILGNLSSNFFRWFRKPKRIASKDSSVIIYQLFENDVVENAKTLLENFNSTKESFKTKKTESNHHWWLPLGYAELEKIGGPDFSAWTSEYVPAYRLQIDTDRLRNIKFKGWKNSAQNRWEVLLTHSQMVGLADTLDMYYEDIYSLPNKQLSCGLPANFANLSNKKRSSSLLKMLSVGLASGVFLVLISAFSQLGLPYLSRGRYPAEHRSLPSSEVDSALNLSLDARKLEEFCISIVEKIKDAFGWPGDIITETSIGAWTGELPSYLRMVGEADSNSEGNSVAPLNKIDEDMRISAQEIASYQVVLSSDGKIVGFQPLSRVAVNHWAANPLAKELYGGRKLSPGFIEPGPKVNHPNELVVMELLMSVNPDSCFALARPLR from the exons ATGCCATTCCTTCAGCTTCAATCCCTCTCTCACCTCAAACCTATCATTCCATTTCACCCCCACGTAAAGCCCCTAGATTTCATTCCCAAACTAACCCGCAAGAACCCTAGAAATGCCTTCTCAGTGCTCTCATGCTCAGCCACCGAGCAAGAGCTCCTCCAAGCCGTGTTGGAGTCCGACGAGAAGGCCCTACCGTGCGTGAGAGCCTACGAGACCGACTTGGCTCGGCTGGTTCTGGCCGGAGCTGTCGACCTCGAGCAGGCCTTGACCGCAGCAGCGGCTGACGGCGGTGAAGCTGCCGCCGAGCACATCGATTCCGGCATGCCCGCTATGGTTGTCGAGACCGTCTTTCCTGGCCCTTCGGACGAGCGCAGCACCGTCTCCACCCGGCTG TTTTTGCCTGCTCAAAGAGTCAAAGAAAAAGCCAAAAAGCTCAGAAGGTCTATCCCAGAAGTTATGCTGACAAGCACTACATCTAGAAATATTCTTTCCATGACATTTAGACAAGTAGTTTTGCAGCAGCTTTGGAACTTTGAGCTTGTTGTCTTTAGACCTGGCTCAGAAAGAAACATGGAGGATCTTGAAAACCCGAGAGAG CAGGTCCCTGAATCTTTTAGCCTCACCTCTTCAGATGAAAGGGTTATCTCTGTACTTGCAGAAGCTGTTTGCCTTTCTGCTCTTCAAAGCACTGAGAAGCATTTCCTTGATAATATATTGGGTAATCTTTCAAGTAATTTCTTCCGTTGGTTTCGAAAGCCCAAAAGGATTGCATCAAAGGATTCTTCGGTCATCATATACCAATTATTTGAGAATGATGTAGTTGAAAATGCCAAGACTCtgttagaaaattttaattcaacAAAGGAAAGCTTTAAGACCaagaaaacagaatcaaatcACCATTGGTGGCTGCCATTAGGATACGCTGAATTGGAAAAGATTGGTGGTCCAGATTTCAGTGCTTGGACAAGTGAGTATGTTCCTGCTTATAGGCTACAGATTGACACCGATAGACtcagaaatattaaatttaaggGCTGGAAAAATTCTGCACAGAATCGGTGGGAAGTACTTCTTACCCACTCCCAAATG GTTGGATTGGCGGACACTTTAGATATGTACTATGAAGATATTTACTCACTGCCCAATAAACAGCTATCATGTGGCCTGCCTGCAAATTTTGCAAACTTGTCCAACAAAAAG AGGAGCTCTTCGTTGTTGAAAATGCTATCTGTTGGCCTTGCGAGTGGAGTTTTTCTGGTTCTAATCAGTGCTTTCAGTCAACTTGGTTTGCCTTATCTAAGCAGAGGAAGGTACCCTGCAGAACATAGGTCTCTTCCATCATCTGAAGTTGACAGTGCACTAAACCTTTCTCTGGATGCTAGAAAG TTGGAAGAATTTTGCATATCAATTGTTGAAAAGATAAAGGATGCTTTTGGTTGGCCCGGTGATATAATTACTGAAACAAGCATCGGTGCCTGGACTGGGGAATTACCATCCTACTTGAGGATGGTTGGTGAAGCTGATTCCAATAGTGAAGGCAATTCAGTGGCCCCTCTAAATAAAATTGACGAAGACATGAGAATTTCTGCTCAAGAGATCGCTAGTTATCAG gTGGTTTTGTCATCGGATGGAAAGATAGTTGGGTTTCAACCTTTGAGCCGGGTTGCTGTTAATCACTGGGCTGCTAACCCCTTAGCAAAGGAGTTGTATGGTGGGAGAAAGCTTTCCCCTG GTTTTATTGAACCTGGTCCCAAGGTCAACCATCCCAATGAGCTTGTGGTAATGGAGTTGCTCATGTCAGTAAATCCAGATTCCTGTTTTGCTTTGGCCAGACCATTGCGATGA